The following are encoded together in the Bradyrhizobium sp. CCGUVB1N3 genome:
- a CDS encoding aldo/keto reductase, whose product MEIRNLGASGLRVSAVGIGCNNFGQRTDLETSRKVIHRALDLGITLFDTADIYAGMGGSETVLGTVLGDRRKDIVLATKFSKPMASDGTKQGASRRYIMSAVEASLKRLKTDYIDLYQQHDYDPLTPLEETLRALDDLVRQGKVRYIGNSNFPAWRIAEAEFTARAMNVSRFISCQDEYSLVVRDIEKDLLPAAQEYKLGLLPFFPLASGLLTGKYQRGAAAPADTRFAKAPALRDRYVTPRNEDIVEKLQAFAKTRGHTMVELAFSWLAARPQVASVIAGATRVEQVEENVKAIAWKLGPDELAEIDGITKG is encoded by the coding sequence ATGGAAATCCGTAATCTCGGCGCCTCCGGCCTGCGCGTCTCCGCCGTCGGCATCGGCTGCAATAATTTCGGCCAGCGCACCGATCTCGAGACCTCGCGCAAGGTGATCCACCGCGCGCTCGATCTCGGCATCACGCTGTTCGACACCGCCGACATCTATGCCGGCATGGGCGGCTCGGAAACGGTCTTGGGCACCGTGCTCGGCGACCGCCGCAAGGACATCGTGCTCGCAACCAAGTTCTCCAAGCCCATGGCGAGCGACGGCACCAAGCAGGGCGCCTCGCGCCGCTACATCATGAGCGCGGTCGAGGCGAGCCTGAAGCGGCTGAAGACCGACTATATCGACCTCTACCAGCAGCACGATTACGACCCGCTGACGCCGCTGGAGGAGACGCTGCGCGCCCTCGACGATCTCGTGCGCCAGGGCAAGGTCCGCTACATCGGCAATTCGAACTTCCCGGCCTGGCGTATCGCGGAGGCCGAGTTCACCGCGCGCGCGATGAACGTCAGCCGCTTCATCTCCTGCCAGGACGAATACAGCCTCGTGGTGCGCGACATCGAGAAGGACCTGCTGCCCGCCGCGCAGGAGTACAAGCTCGGGCTGTTGCCATTCTTCCCACTGGCGAGCGGACTCTTGACCGGCAAGTACCAGCGCGGCGCGGCGGCGCCCGCAGACACGCGCTTTGCCAAGGCGCCGGCGCTGCGCGACCGCTACGTCACGCCGCGTAACGAGGATATCGTCGAGAAACTCCAGGCCTTTGCCAAGACGCGCGGACACACCATGGTCGAACTCGCCTTCTCCTGGCTCGCGGCGCGCCCACAGGTGGCGAGCGTCATCGCAGGCGCTACCCGTGTCGAGCAGGTCGAGGAGAACGTCAAGGCGATCGCCTGGAAGCTCGGCCCTGACGAGCTCGCCGAGATCGACGGGATCACCAAGGGCTGA
- a CDS encoding antibiotic biosynthesis monooxygenase has translation MYIAMNRFRVAKGSEAAFEQVWLTRDTHLDKVPGFIEFHLLRGPEAEDHTLYASHTVWANYAAFEAWTKSEAFRAAHHRAGDNKPLYLGHPQFEGFEVMQTVGRGGK, from the coding sequence ATGTACATCGCCATGAATCGCTTCCGCGTCGCCAAGGGGTCGGAGGCTGCCTTCGAGCAGGTGTGGCTGACGCGCGACACGCATCTGGACAAGGTGCCGGGCTTCATCGAGTTTCATCTGCTGAGAGGGCCGGAAGCCGAGGACCATACGCTCTATGCCTCGCATACCGTGTGGGCGAACTATGCGGCGTTCGAGGCCTGGACCAAGTCGGAGGCGTTTCGCGCGGCGCATCACCGGGCCGGCGACAACAAGCCGCTCTATCTCGGCCATCCCCAGTTCGAAGGTTTTGAGGTGATGCAGACCGTGGGACGCGGCGGGAAATAG
- a CDS encoding endonuclease domain-containing protein, which produces MRSNDEKSIRLARRLRMNQTDAETVLWNRIRNRRIDGNKFVRQEPILGYICDFVCREKRLIVEVDGGQHNESAADEIRDARLTEKGYKILRFWNNDVLGNIDGVLLTIQAELVEAAPHPTPLPVRTGRGSERAARP; this is translated from the coding sequence ATGCGCAGCAACGATGAAAAGTCTATTCGACTTGCACGGCGACTACGGATGAACCAAACCGACGCAGAGACAGTCCTCTGGAATCGCATCCGCAACCGCCGCATCGACGGCAACAAGTTTGTGCGGCAGGAGCCGATCCTCGGCTACATCTGCGACTTCGTCTGCCGCGAGAAGCGCCTCATTGTCGAAGTCGACGGTGGGCAACACAATGAATCCGCCGCGGACGAGATCCGAGACGCGCGCTTGACAGAAAAGGGCTACAAAATACTTCGCTTCTGGAACAACGATGTCCTCGGCAATATCGATGGCGTTTTGCTCACAATTCAAGCCGAACTCGTGGAGGCAGCCCCTCACCCCACCCCTCTCCCCGTTAGGACGGGGAGAGGGAGTGAGAGAGCCGCGCGTCCCTAA
- a CDS encoding DUF1501 domain-containing protein, whose amino-acid sequence MTMDCVENRLLTSRRGLLLGGASFAAWAYLPKFARAADGRDPRLIVVILRGALDGLATVAPLGDPDYAGLHGSIALTRDGEHPALMLDSFFALHPSMPEFARMYRDKHAAVIHAVSTPYRDRSHFDGQDVLESGYAGPGRVQSGWLNRALEALPRGERVSSGLAVGPTTPLVLRGAAPTVGWAPVALPQADDDTAMRLVDLYRHRDPALASALSQGLQLEKAASGDDMKPKPGNAVAQMRLVAKGAAKLMAADDGPRIAALAFDGWDTHANEGGPVGRLAFLLGGLDGALAEFESGLGDRWRDTVVVVATEFGRTARINGTDGTDHGTGTIALLAGGAVKGGRVISDWPGLKLASLYEGRDVKPTTDLRAVIKGVLQDQFGLTDRVLAETVFPESASARPMKGLVV is encoded by the coding sequence ATGACGATGGATTGCGTCGAGAACCGGCTCCTCACTTCGCGACGTGGGCTACTGCTTGGCGGTGCCTCCTTCGCCGCCTGGGCGTATCTGCCGAAATTCGCGCGCGCGGCCGACGGTCGCGATCCCCGCCTGATCGTGGTGATCCTGCGCGGCGCGCTCGATGGTCTTGCGACCGTCGCGCCTCTCGGCGATCCCGATTATGCCGGCCTGCACGGCTCGATCGCGCTGACGCGCGATGGGGAGCACCCCGCGCTCATGCTGGATTCGTTCTTCGCGCTGCATCCGTCGATGCCGGAATTTGCGCGGATGTATCGCGACAAGCATGCCGCGGTGATTCACGCGGTGTCGACGCCCTATCGCGACCGCTCGCATTTCGACGGCCAGGACGTGCTCGAAAGCGGCTATGCCGGTCCGGGCCGCGTGCAATCGGGCTGGCTCAATCGCGCGCTGGAAGCGCTGCCGCGCGGCGAGCGTGTTTCGAGCGGGCTTGCGGTTGGACCGACCACGCCGCTGGTGCTGCGCGGCGCGGCGCCGACCGTCGGCTGGGCGCCGGTCGCGCTGCCGCAGGCCGATGACGACACCGCGATGCGGCTCGTCGATCTCTATCGTCACCGCGATCCCGCGCTGGCGTCCGCACTGTCGCAAGGTCTTCAGCTCGAGAAGGCGGCCAGCGGCGACGACATGAAGCCGAAGCCGGGCAACGCGGTCGCGCAGATGCGTCTGGTCGCCAAGGGCGCCGCAAAACTGATGGCGGCCGACGACGGTCCGCGCATCGCCGCACTCGCTTTCGACGGTTGGGACACGCACGCCAATGAAGGCGGCCCGGTCGGGCGGCTCGCATTCCTGCTCGGTGGCCTCGACGGCGCGCTCGCCGAATTCGAAAGCGGCTTAGGGGATCGCTGGCGCGACACGGTCGTGGTGGTCGCGACCGAATTCGGCCGCACCGCCCGCATCAACGGCACCGACGGCACCGACCACGGCACAGGCACCATTGCGCTGCTCGCTGGCGGCGCCGTGAAAGGCGGCCGTGTGATCTCCGACTGGCCGGGATTGAAGCTCGCGAGCCTCTACGAAGGCCGCGACGTCAAGCCGACGACCGACCTGCGCGCGGTGATCAAGGGCGTGCTGCAGGACCAGTTCGGCCTCACCGATCGCGTGCTGGCCGAGACGGTGTTCCCGGAGAGCGCAAGCGCAAGACCGATGAAAGGGCTGGTCGTATAA
- a CDS encoding DUF1800 family protein, with product MARDSQAALVALNRFGFGARGGASGDFVNAASDPRGFVKAELGRPNGVLLEAPGLQSTPQLGQAVFEYQAQVKAAREAATKAGTPAETKPGEAKPGEAPPQAQSAPPPADQKPAARRNLSLNAVAMDIAGQSPEMKPGDVAAKSTDAMQPNAAPPPAAKPAPQPLNVIQKTFRAEALARLQRATLADCGFTERLVAFWSNHFCISASKGELARIWAGAFEREAIRPHVLGRFADMLNAVEQHPAMLFFLDNQQSLGPDSRAGQNRKRGLNENLAREIMELHTLGVNGGYTQEDVTSLARIITGWTFAGRQGRLGEPGNFVFNANAHQPGPQVLLGKTYDAAGLAQGEAALADIARHPSTANFIAGKFARHFVADDPPPALVARLRDVFVKTDGDLKALATALVDSNEAWTAPLTKMRSPYEFLVASGRLLARVPEDPGQYLNSLNLLGQPLWSPAGPNGFPDTNAAWAAPEGMKLRLDIAVQIGSRLGNNIDPLDLLEFAAADAASTETRRTIERAESRQQALALLLMSPELQRR from the coding sequence ATGGCCCGCGATTCGCAAGCCGCGCTCGTTGCGCTCAACCGGTTCGGCTTCGGCGCGCGCGGCGGCGCATCCGGCGATTTCGTCAATGCGGCCTCCGACCCGCGTGGTTTCGTGAAGGCGGAGCTGGGCCGGCCGAACGGTGTGCTGCTGGAGGCGCCGGGCCTGCAATCGACGCCGCAGCTCGGCCAGGCCGTGTTCGAATATCAGGCGCAGGTGAAAGCGGCGCGCGAGGCCGCCACCAAGGCCGGCACGCCAGCTGAAACCAAACCAGGCGAAGCGAAACCAGGCGAAGCGCCGCCGCAAGCCCAGAGCGCGCCGCCGCCAGCCGATCAAAAGCCCGCAGCGCGCCGCAACCTGTCGCTCAATGCCGTCGCGATGGACATCGCCGGCCAGTCGCCGGAGATGAAGCCAGGCGATGTCGCGGCAAAGTCCACTGATGCCATGCAGCCCAATGCGGCGCCGCCGCCCGCCGCAAAGCCTGCGCCACAGCCGCTCAACGTGATCCAGAAGACGTTTCGCGCCGAGGCCTTGGCGCGGCTGCAACGCGCCACGCTCGCCGATTGCGGCTTCACCGAGCGCCTCGTTGCGTTCTGGTCGAACCATTTTTGCATTTCCGCGAGCAAGGGAGAATTGGCGCGGATCTGGGCCGGCGCATTCGAGCGCGAGGCGATCCGCCCCCATGTGCTCGGCCGCTTCGCCGACATGCTCAACGCAGTCGAGCAGCATCCGGCGATGCTGTTCTTCCTCGACAACCAGCAATCGCTGGGTCCGGATTCGCGCGCAGGCCAGAACCGCAAGCGCGGGCTGAACGAAAATCTCGCGCGCGAGATCATGGAGCTGCATACGCTCGGCGTGAATGGCGGCTACACGCAGGAGGACGTCACCTCGCTCGCGCGCATCATCACGGGCTGGACTTTTGCCGGCCGGCAGGGCCGGTTGGGCGAGCCCGGCAATTTCGTGTTCAACGCCAATGCCCATCAGCCCGGACCGCAAGTGCTGCTCGGCAAGACCTATGACGCGGCGGGGCTCGCGCAGGGCGAAGCGGCGCTGGCCGACATCGCGCGCCATCCCTCGACCGCGAACTTCATCGCCGGAAAATTCGCGCGCCATTTCGTCGCGGACGATCCGCCGCCCGCGCTCGTGGCGCGCCTGCGCGACGTCTTCGTGAAGACGGACGGCGACCTCAAGGCGCTTGCGACCGCGCTGGTCGATTCCAATGAGGCGTGGACGGCGCCGCTGACCAAGATGCGCTCACCTTACGAATTCCTGGTCGCGAGCGGCAGGCTGCTTGCGCGCGTGCCGGAAGATCCCGGACAATACCTCAACAGCCTCAATCTGCTCGGACAGCCGCTGTGGTCGCCGGCCGGACCAAATGGATTCCCCGATACCAATGCCGCCTGGGCTGCGCCCGAGGGCATGAAGCTCAGGCTCGACATCGCCGTCCAGATCGGATCGCGGCTCGGCAACAACATCGACCCGCTCGATCTCCTGGAATTCGCCGCGGCGGATGCGGCCTCGACCGAGACGCGACGGACCATCGAGCGCGCGGAATCGCGCCAGCAGGCATTGGCGCTGCTCCTGATGTCGCCGGAACTGCAGAGGAGATGA
- a CDS encoding cysteine-rich CWC family protein → MTNRKENLTASAASLRQIVCSRCGTAFSCGLSGACWCAEETARLPMPVEGEDCLCRDCLRKAAGEAVK, encoded by the coding sequence ATGACAAATCGGAAAGAAAACCTCACCGCGTCCGCCGCATCTTTGCGTCAAATCGTCTGTTCCCGCTGCGGCACGGCGTTTTCATGCGGATTGTCCGGCGCCTGCTGGTGCGCCGAGGAGACCGCGCGGCTGCCGATGCCGGTCGAGGGCGAGGATTGCCTGTGCCGCGATTGCCTGAGGAAGGCGGCCGGGGAAGCGGTGAAGTAG
- a CDS encoding glutathione S-transferase family protein — MSLKLFELVGTDAGRPFSPYCWRTRMALAHKGLAAETLPWRFTEKAAIAPHGSERVPVLLHDDRPVVDSWTIANYLEDTFPDRPSLFDGEGGRAMARMLNAWGDIAIVGGIFPLIIADIPNNLAAVDADYFRRTREARFGKPLEEIMAGRDTAVAAFRRSLDIMRLTLKTQAFLGGHAPNYADYIVFGGFQWARVVSPFKLLEVDDPVHAWREKLLDAFDGMARKSPGHAV, encoded by the coding sequence ATGTCACTCAAACTCTTCGAGCTCGTCGGCACCGACGCCGGGCGGCCCTTCAGTCCGTATTGCTGGCGCACGCGCATGGCGCTTGCGCATAAGGGCCTCGCCGCCGAAACGCTACCCTGGCGCTTCACCGAGAAGGCCGCGATCGCGCCGCACGGCTCGGAAAGGGTTCCGGTGCTGTTGCACGACGACAGGCCGGTCGTCGATTCCTGGACCATTGCCAACTATCTCGAAGACACCTTTCCCGATCGTCCGTCACTGTTCGACGGGGAGGGCGGCCGTGCCATGGCGCGGATGCTGAACGCGTGGGGAGACATCGCGATCGTCGGCGGCATCTTTCCGCTGATCATCGCCGACATCCCGAACAACCTGGCGGCGGTCGATGCGGACTATTTTCGCCGGACGCGTGAAGCGCGGTTCGGCAAGCCGCTGGAGGAGATCATGGCCGGCCGCGACACCGCCGTCGCAGCGTTCCGCAGATCGCTCGACATCATGCGTCTCACCCTGAAGACGCAAGCCTTCCTCGGCGGCCACGCGCCGAACTACGCCGACTACATCGTGTTCGGCGGCTTCCAATGGGCGCGTGTGGTGAGCCCATTCAAGCTGCTGGAGGTTGACGACCCCGTCCACGCCTGGCGTGAAAAGCTGCTCGACGCATTCGACGGCATGGCGCGGAAGTCGCCGGGGCATGCGGTGTAG
- a CDS encoding sulfite exporter TauE/SafE family protein: protein MTPIMIAALGLLMVATAFLSGLFGMAGGLILIGVLLALMPLPTAMVLHAITQMASNGWRALLWRSHIRWRPVGVYLIGCAVALAAWSISRYVPDKPTALLLLGVTPFMARLLPSGVKPNPDSVWQGTVYGTICMGLMLMTGVSGPLLDTFFLGGEFGRREKVATKAVCQVVSHFTKLIYFGGVIDQAASLDPVLAGVAIVASMLGTTLARRILEAMSDQQFIAWSMRLITTIACYYIAYGSWLLVRTPVMAAFDNGGVQ, encoded by the coding sequence GTGACGCCCATCATGATCGCTGCCCTCGGATTGCTGATGGTCGCCACCGCGTTCCTGTCGGGACTGTTCGGCATGGCGGGCGGGCTGATCCTGATCGGCGTGCTGCTCGCCTTGATGCCGCTGCCGACCGCGATGGTGCTGCATGCGATCACGCAGATGGCCTCGAACGGCTGGCGCGCCTTGCTCTGGCGCTCGCATATCCGCTGGCGGCCGGTCGGGGTCTATCTGATCGGCTGCGCAGTCGCGCTTGCAGCGTGGTCGATCTCCCGCTACGTGCCGGACAAGCCGACCGCGCTGCTTTTGCTCGGCGTCACACCGTTCATGGCGCGGCTGCTGCCGTCAGGCGTCAAGCCGAATCCCGACAGTGTTTGGCAGGGCACCGTCTACGGCACGATCTGCATGGGATTGATGCTGATGACCGGCGTCTCGGGGCCGCTGCTCGACACGTTTTTTCTGGGCGGCGAATTCGGCCGGCGCGAGAAGGTGGCGACCAAGGCGGTGTGCCAGGTGGTGAGCCATTTCACCAAGCTGATCTATTTCGGCGGCGTGATCGACCAGGCGGCCTCGCTCGATCCCGTCCTGGCCGGCGTCGCGATCGTTGCCTCGATGCTCGGAACCACGCTGGCGCGGCGTATCCTGGAGGCGATGAGCGATCAGCAATTCATCGCCTGGTCGATGCGGCTGATCACCACGATTGCCTGCTACTACATCGCCTATGGCAGCTGGCTCCTGGTCCGCACGCCCGTGATGGCGGCCTTTGACAACGGAGGTGTGCAATGA
- a CDS encoding LysR substrate-binding domain-containing protein: protein MRRLLFLNGIKAFEAAARAGSFAAAGIELSVSAAAVSRMVHLLEERLGVALFERKANKLVLTQAGRAYQSGLTPIFDALASLTAQVTAPSSVRVLTIGVGHTFAMRWLIPRLSEFRNEEPDIEVRFTTGGAAVPFGEDWSCGIKLGTGDWPGLVAEPLFAGDLTPVCVPRLATSLKRPADLKGPGLIRVAHSPEDWPLWLKAANVSRVSARGPEFEFYGQALQAASDGLGIAMGIRPYIDDDLAAGRLVAPFDLSVPKGMRWYLVYRSFQTEQRDFAAFRRWIMRAAAEPAARPRKAGRLAARA from the coding sequence GTGCGGCGGCTGCTCTTTCTCAACGGCATCAAGGCATTCGAGGCGGCGGCGCGTGCCGGCAGCTTTGCCGCCGCCGGCATCGAGCTGAGCGTCTCGGCCGCCGCGGTCAGCCGCATGGTGCACCTGTTGGAAGAGCGCCTCGGCGTCGCGCTGTTCGAGCGCAAGGCCAACAAGCTCGTGCTCACGCAAGCCGGGCGCGCCTATCAGAGCGGGCTGACTCCGATCTTCGATGCGCTGGCGAGCCTCACCGCGCAGGTGACGGCGCCCTCGAGCGTGCGCGTGCTCACCATCGGCGTCGGCCACACCTTTGCGATGCGCTGGCTGATCCCGCGTCTCTCCGAATTCCGCAACGAGGAGCCGGATATCGAGGTGCGCTTCACCACCGGCGGCGCCGCGGTGCCGTTCGGCGAGGACTGGAGCTGCGGCATCAAGCTCGGCACCGGCGACTGGCCGGGCCTCGTCGCCGAACCGCTGTTTGCCGGCGACCTCACGCCGGTCTGCGTGCCCCGCCTCGCCACGTCCCTGAAGCGGCCGGCCGACCTCAAGGGCCCCGGCCTGATCCGCGTCGCGCATTCGCCGGAGGACTGGCCGCTCTGGCTGAAGGCGGCCAATGTCAGCCGCGTCAGCGCGCGCGGCCCCGAGTTCGAGTTCTACGGCCAGGCCTTGCAGGCAGCCAGCGACGGGCTCGGCATCGCCATGGGCATCCGCCCCTATATCGACGACGATCTCGCCGCCGGCCGGCTGGTGGCGCCCTTCGACCTCTCGGTACCCAAGGGCATGCGCTGGTATCTGGTGTATCGCAGTTTCCAGACCGAGCAGCGCGACTTTGCCGCGTTCCGCCGCTGGATCATGCGCGCTGCTGCGGAACCCGCGGCGCGCCCGCGCAAGGCCGGCCGTCTCGCCGCGCGCGCCTGA